A single genomic interval of Zingiber officinale cultivar Zhangliang chromosome 4A, Zo_v1.1, whole genome shotgun sequence harbors:
- the LOC121972370 gene encoding chloride conductance regulatory protein ICln-like gives MHVLHGVIVALGSRPLESPGSLYVTTRYQRVIWLSDADRGKGYAVDFLSLSLHVALRDQEAYPFPCIYTQIETGDEDDEEESEDSYSEINGDLVLSKITEMRLVPSDAGKFILAIMHALNWKAIL, from the exons ATGCACGTTTTGCATGGCGTCATCGTCGCCCTCGGTTCCCGACCCCTGGAGTCTCCTGGGTCTCTCTATGTCACCACCAGATATCA GAGAGTGATTTGGTTGAGTGACGCAGACAGAGGGAAAGGATACGCGGTGGATTTTCTGTCGTTGTCCCTCCACGTTGCATTGAGGGACCAGGAGGCCTACCCATTTCCTTGCAtctatactcag ATTGAGACGGGTGATGAGGATGATGAAGAGGAGTCCGAAGACTCATATTCAGAAATAAATGGTGATTTGGTGTTGTCAAAAATCACTGAAATGAGACTTGTTCCTTCAGATGCTGGAAAATTTATCCTTGCTATCATGCATGCTTT GAACTGGAAGGCAATACTGTGA